Proteins from a single region of Gasterosteus aculeatus chromosome Y, fGasAcu3.hap1.1, whole genome shotgun sequence:
- the LOC120812621 gene encoding liprin-beta-1-like isoform X2, whose protein sequence is MMADASDMLAAALEQMDGIIAGSKTLDYSNGMYDCQSPTSLFMGSLRALHLLEDLRSVLELMDTEERESLRCQIPDSTADRLLEWLHGHLSNGHIYLSGSDHYQERLSQIECDKESLVLQVSVLTDQVEAQGEKIRDLDMCLDEHRDKLNATEEMLQQEILCRTTLETQKLELISKVSNLRLKQNTLEKDRLDFDDRFRDSEDLILEINELRYRLTELESEKLQYEKKLKSTKSLMAKLSSLRSKMGQMQYEKQRKEHKLQAMKEELAAMRWQLEGKDRETRRLQDETGFRAIASSSSDPAERVSHPDETLRKRLKEKHVELQRMKKAVESLMAANEEKDRKIDDLKQSLLRYKKVQEMVMSVQGKKEKSKDTEHMGSNGDESIAFFSNITVFMESEKYDVTDGEQLKSRSPDELEILNGLSEEPSRTPSPSDPEGVLEAADVESCHDAAQTCSREHLERSNNQKNAGAETSEKPPMGPSATSPASTEDESFGSRKARSSFGKGFFKLRGGKKTTSTPNLAEMERQGTDHLDLAGLPQRSANSDSTNTLSMTPESRKKSKGIKKLFGKLKRSQSTTFNLDDNLPEGDFKRGGVRATAGPRLGWSRDLKTANNDVDAPFARWSKDQVCDWLQGQGLGLHVNMARGWISSGQTLLQASQQDLERELGIKHLLHRKKLQLALQALGSEEDDNKGKLDYHWVTRWLDDIGLPQYKTQFDEGRVDGRMLHYMTVDDLLSLKVGSVLHHLSIKRAIQVLRLNNYEPNCLRRRPSDENNISPAEISQWTNHRVMEWLRSADLAEYAPNLRGSGVHGGLMVLEPRFNVETMALLLNIPPNKTLLRRHLGTHFNLLIGLEAQQLKQECLENTDYTLLTATTKVKPRKLSFGNFGSLRRKKQDETEEYVCPMDVEMPKGRSFQKGFELQIYEDDLDRLEQMEDSEGTVRQIGAFSEGIQNLTSMLKDDEFFKEASNSPNPSVTDEDSNA, encoded by the exons GGAACGAGAGAGTCTGCGCTGCCAGATCCCCGACTCCACAGCTGACCGTCTGCTCGAGTGGCTCCATGGTCACTTG tccaACGGGCACATCTATCTGAGTGGCTCTGACCACTACCAGGAGAGGCTTTCCCAAATAGAATGTGATAAGGAGTCACTAGTTCTTCAG GTGAGCGTGCTGACGGACCAGGTGGAGGCTCAGGGAGAAAAGATTCGAGACCTGGACATGTGCTTGGATGAGCACAGGGACAAACTCAACGCCACTGAGGAGATGCtacaacag GAGATTCTGTGCAGAACTACGCTGGAGACGCAGAAGCTAGAACTGATCTCCAAAGTGTCCAACCTGAGGCTGAAGCAGAATACCTTGGAGAAGGACAGACTTGATTTTGATGATAGATTTAGAGATAGTGAG GATTTGATTCTTGAAATTAACGAACTGCGGTACAGATTGACAGAGCTGGAGAGTGAAAAACTACAGTACGAAAAGAAACTCAAATCCACAAAG TCGCTAATGGCCAAGCTTTCTAGCCTGAGAAGCAAAATGGGCCAGATGCAGTATGAGAAACAGAGGAAGGAGCACAAACTCCAGGCTATGAAG GAGGAGCTGGCCGCGATGAGGTGGCAGCTGGAgggcaaagacagagagacgaggagacTACAGGACGAGACGGGCTTCAGAGCCATCGCCTCGAGCAGTTCAGATCCTGCGGAAAGAG TCTCTCATCCAGATGAAACTCTTAGAAAGAGGCTGAAAGAAAAAC ATGTGGAATTGCAGAGAATGAAAAAGGCAGTCGAGTCGTTGATGGCAGCCAATGAAGAAAAG GATCGTAAGATCGATGACCTGAAGCAGTCGCTGCTGCGTTATAAGAAAGTTCAAGAGATGGTGATGTCAGTGCAGGGGAAGAAAG AGAAAAGCAAAGATACTGAACACATGGGCAGTAATGGTGATGAGTCTATTGCATTCTTCTCAAACATCACGGTGTTCATGGAGTCCGAAAAGTATGACGTTACAGATGGGGAACAACTGAAAAGTAGGAGCCCAGATGAG TTGGAGATCCTCAATGGACTGAGTGAAGAGCCTTCCCGCACACCGAGCCCTTCAGATCCAGAAGGAGTATTAGAAGCAGCAGATGTAGAAAG CTGCCATGATGCTGCACAGACTTGCAGCCGGGAACATCTGGAGAGGAGCAATAATCAAAAG AATGCCGGTGCAGAGACGAGTGAAAAGCCGCCGATGGGTCCCTCCGCCACCTCGCCCGCCAGCACAGAGGATGAAAGCTTTGGTTCCAGAAAGGCTCGTTCCTCCTTTggaaagggcttcttcaagctCCGTGGGGGCAAGAAAACAACCAGTACCCCTAACCTCG ctgaaaTGGAGCGCCAGGGCACCGACCATCTGGATCTGGCCGGGCTGCCACAGAGGTCAGCTAACAGCGACAGTACAAACACGCTGTCTATGactccagagagcaggaaaaaATCAAAGGGAATAAAGAAACTCTTTGGGAA GCTAAAAAGGAGTCAGTCTACTACATTTAACCTGGATGACAACCTACCAGAAGGTGACTTCAAGAGAGGCGGAGTGCGAGCCACAGCAGGACCCAGATTGGGTTGGTCTCGTGACCTCAAAACCGCAAACAA CGACGTCGATGCTCCTTTTGCACGCTGGTCAAAGGATCAGGTGTGCGACTGGCTGCAGGGGCAGGGTCTTGGCCTTCATGTGAACATGGCTCGCGGATGGATCTCCTCTGGGCAGACGCTGCTGCAGGCCTCACAGCAAGACCTGGAGAGG GAGCTAGGCATCAAACACCTGCTGCACAGAAAGAAGCTGCAGCTGGCTCTGCAAGCACTGGGCTCCGAGGAGGACGACAATAAGGGAAAGCTGGACTACCACTGGGTGACGA GATGGCTGGATGACATTGGTTTGCCTCAGTACAAGACCCAATTTGATGAGGGGAGGGTGGATGGTCGCATGCTGCACTACATGACAGTG gatgacctgctttctctgaaAGTAGGGAGTGTTCTGCATCACCTCAGTATCAAGAGAGCCATCCAAGTGCTCAGACTCAACAACTATGAGCCCAACTGCTTGCGTCGTAGGCCATCGGACGAG AACAATATTTCTCCAGCGGAGATTTCCCAGTGGACCAACCACAGGGTCATGGAGTGGCTGCGGTCTGCAGACCTGGCCGAATACGCTCCCAACCTGCGAGGCAGCGGCGTGCACGGCGGCCTGATG GTTCTGGAGCCACGGTTCAACGTGGAGACCATGGCTTTGCTGCTGAACATCCCCCCCAACAAGACGTTGCTGCGCCGTCACCTGGGCACACATTTCAACCTGCTCATTGGCTTAGAGGCCCAGCAGCTCAAACAGGAGTGTCTAGAAAACACGGACTATACTCTGCTGACGGCCACCACTAAGGTCAAG CCAAGAAAACTGTCATTTGGTAACTTCGGCagtctgaggagaaaaaagCAGGATGAGACAGAGGAGTATGTGTGTCCGATGGATGTGGAGATGCCAAAGGGACGAAGCTTTCAGAAAGGCTTTGAGCTCCAAATCTACGAGGATGACCTTGACAGGCTAGAGCAG ATGGAGGACTCTGAAGGAACTGTGAGACAGATCGGAGCGTTCTCTGAGGGTATTCAAAACCTGACG AGCATGCTGAAAGATGATGAATTCTTCAAAGAGGCTTCAAATTCACCAAACCC
- the LOC120812621 gene encoding liprin-beta-1-like isoform X3: MMADASDMLAAALEQMDGIIAGSKTLDYSNGMYDCQSPTSLFMGSLRALHLLEDLRSVLELMDTEERESLRCQIPDSTADRLLEWLHGHLSNGHIYLSGSDHYQERLSQIECDKESLVLQVSVLTDQVEAQGEKIRDLDMCLDEHRDKLNATEEMLQQEILCRTTLETQKLELISKVSNLRLKQNTLEKDRLDFDDRFRDSEDLILEINELRYRLTELESEKLQYEKKLKSTKSLMAKLSSLRSKMGQMQYEKQRKEHKLQAMKEELAAMRWQLEGKDRETRRLQDETGFRAIASSSSDPAERDVELQRMKKAVESLMAANEEKDRKIDDLKQSLLRYKKVQEMVMSVQGKKEKSKDTEHMGSNGDESIAFFSNITVFMESEKYDVTDGEQLKSRSPDELEILNGLSEEPSRTPSPSDPEGVLEAADVESCHDAAQTCSREHLERSNNQKNAGAETSEKPPMGPSATSPASTEDESFGSRKARSSFGKGFFKLRGGKKTTSTPNLDRSQSSSAPMLAEMERQGTDHLDLAGLPQRSANSDSTNTLSMTPESRKKSKGIKKLFGKLKRSQSTTFNLDDNLPEGDFKRGGVRATAGPRLGWSRDLKTANNDVDAPFARWSKDQVCDWLQGQGLGLHVNMARGWISSGQTLLQASQQDLERELGIKHLLHRKKLQLALQALGSEEDDNKGKLDYHWVTRWLDDIGLPQYKTQFDEGRVDGRMLHYMTVDDLLSLKVGSVLHHLSIKRAIQVLRLNNYEPNCLRRRPSDENNISPAEISQWTNHRVMEWLRSADLAEYAPNLRGSGVHGGLMVLEPRFNVETMALLLNIPPNKTLLRRHLGTHFNLLIGLEAQQLKQECLENTDYTLLTATTKVKPRKLSFGNFGSLRRKKQDETEEYVCPMDVEMPKGRSFQKGFELQIYEDDLDRLEQMEDSEGTVRQIGAFSEGIQNLTSMLKDDEFFKEASNSPNPSVTDEDSNA, translated from the exons GGAACGAGAGAGTCTGCGCTGCCAGATCCCCGACTCCACAGCTGACCGTCTGCTCGAGTGGCTCCATGGTCACTTG tccaACGGGCACATCTATCTGAGTGGCTCTGACCACTACCAGGAGAGGCTTTCCCAAATAGAATGTGATAAGGAGTCACTAGTTCTTCAG GTGAGCGTGCTGACGGACCAGGTGGAGGCTCAGGGAGAAAAGATTCGAGACCTGGACATGTGCTTGGATGAGCACAGGGACAAACTCAACGCCACTGAGGAGATGCtacaacag GAGATTCTGTGCAGAACTACGCTGGAGACGCAGAAGCTAGAACTGATCTCCAAAGTGTCCAACCTGAGGCTGAAGCAGAATACCTTGGAGAAGGACAGACTTGATTTTGATGATAGATTTAGAGATAGTGAG GATTTGATTCTTGAAATTAACGAACTGCGGTACAGATTGACAGAGCTGGAGAGTGAAAAACTACAGTACGAAAAGAAACTCAAATCCACAAAG TCGCTAATGGCCAAGCTTTCTAGCCTGAGAAGCAAAATGGGCCAGATGCAGTATGAGAAACAGAGGAAGGAGCACAAACTCCAGGCTATGAAG GAGGAGCTGGCCGCGATGAGGTGGCAGCTGGAgggcaaagacagagagacgaggagacTACAGGACGAGACGGGCTTCAGAGCCATCGCCTCGAGCAGTTCAGATCCTGCGGAAAGAG ATGTGGAATTGCAGAGAATGAAAAAGGCAGTCGAGTCGTTGATGGCAGCCAATGAAGAAAAG GATCGTAAGATCGATGACCTGAAGCAGTCGCTGCTGCGTTATAAGAAAGTTCAAGAGATGGTGATGTCAGTGCAGGGGAAGAAAG AGAAAAGCAAAGATACTGAACACATGGGCAGTAATGGTGATGAGTCTATTGCATTCTTCTCAAACATCACGGTGTTCATGGAGTCCGAAAAGTATGACGTTACAGATGGGGAACAACTGAAAAGTAGGAGCCCAGATGAG TTGGAGATCCTCAATGGACTGAGTGAAGAGCCTTCCCGCACACCGAGCCCTTCAGATCCAGAAGGAGTATTAGAAGCAGCAGATGTAGAAAG CTGCCATGATGCTGCACAGACTTGCAGCCGGGAACATCTGGAGAGGAGCAATAATCAAAAG AATGCCGGTGCAGAGACGAGTGAAAAGCCGCCGATGGGTCCCTCCGCCACCTCGCCCGCCAGCACAGAGGATGAAAGCTTTGGTTCCAGAAAGGCTCGTTCCTCCTTTggaaagggcttcttcaagctCCGTGGGGGCAAGAAAACAACCAGTACCCCTAACCTCG ACCGCAGCCAGAGTTCAAGTGCGCCTATGCTAG ctgaaaTGGAGCGCCAGGGCACCGACCATCTGGATCTGGCCGGGCTGCCACAGAGGTCAGCTAACAGCGACAGTACAAACACGCTGTCTATGactccagagagcaggaaaaaATCAAAGGGAATAAAGAAACTCTTTGGGAA GCTAAAAAGGAGTCAGTCTACTACATTTAACCTGGATGACAACCTACCAGAAGGTGACTTCAAGAGAGGCGGAGTGCGAGCCACAGCAGGACCCAGATTGGGTTGGTCTCGTGACCTCAAAACCGCAAACAA CGACGTCGATGCTCCTTTTGCACGCTGGTCAAAGGATCAGGTGTGCGACTGGCTGCAGGGGCAGGGTCTTGGCCTTCATGTGAACATGGCTCGCGGATGGATCTCCTCTGGGCAGACGCTGCTGCAGGCCTCACAGCAAGACCTGGAGAGG GAGCTAGGCATCAAACACCTGCTGCACAGAAAGAAGCTGCAGCTGGCTCTGCAAGCACTGGGCTCCGAGGAGGACGACAATAAGGGAAAGCTGGACTACCACTGGGTGACGA GATGGCTGGATGACATTGGTTTGCCTCAGTACAAGACCCAATTTGATGAGGGGAGGGTGGATGGTCGCATGCTGCACTACATGACAGTG gatgacctgctttctctgaaAGTAGGGAGTGTTCTGCATCACCTCAGTATCAAGAGAGCCATCCAAGTGCTCAGACTCAACAACTATGAGCCCAACTGCTTGCGTCGTAGGCCATCGGACGAG AACAATATTTCTCCAGCGGAGATTTCCCAGTGGACCAACCACAGGGTCATGGAGTGGCTGCGGTCTGCAGACCTGGCCGAATACGCTCCCAACCTGCGAGGCAGCGGCGTGCACGGCGGCCTGATG GTTCTGGAGCCACGGTTCAACGTGGAGACCATGGCTTTGCTGCTGAACATCCCCCCCAACAAGACGTTGCTGCGCCGTCACCTGGGCACACATTTCAACCTGCTCATTGGCTTAGAGGCCCAGCAGCTCAAACAGGAGTGTCTAGAAAACACGGACTATACTCTGCTGACGGCCACCACTAAGGTCAAG CCAAGAAAACTGTCATTTGGTAACTTCGGCagtctgaggagaaaaaagCAGGATGAGACAGAGGAGTATGTGTGTCCGATGGATGTGGAGATGCCAAAGGGACGAAGCTTTCAGAAAGGCTTTGAGCTCCAAATCTACGAGGATGACCTTGACAGGCTAGAGCAG ATGGAGGACTCTGAAGGAACTGTGAGACAGATCGGAGCGTTCTCTGAGGGTATTCAAAACCTGACG AGCATGCTGAAAGATGATGAATTCTTCAAAGAGGCTTCAAATTCACCAAACCC
- the LOC120812621 gene encoding liprin-beta-1-like isoform X4, whose product MMADASDMLAAALEQMDGIIAGSKTLDYSNGMYDCQSPTSLFMGSLRALHLLEDLRSVLELMDTEERESLRCQIPDSTADRLLEWLHGHLSNGHIYLSGSDHYQERLSQIECDKESLVLQVSVLTDQVEAQGEKIRDLDMCLDEHRDKLNATEEMLQQEILCRTTLETQKLELISKVSNLRLKQNTLEKDRLDFDDRFRDSEDLILEINELRYRLTELESEKLQYEKKLKSTKSLMAKLSSLRSKMGQMQYEKQRKEHKLQAMKEELAAMRWQLEGKDRETRRLQDETGFRAIASSSSDPAERDVELQRMKKAVESLMAANEEKDRKIDDLKQSLLRYKKVQEMVMSVQGKKEKSKDTEHMGSNGDESIAFFSNITVFMESEKYDVTDGEQLKSRSPDELEILNGLSEEPSRTPSPSDPEGVLEAADVESCHDAAQTCSREHLERSNNQKNAGAETSEKPPMGPSATSPASTEDESFGSRKARSSFGKGFFKLRGGKKTTSTPNLAEMERQGTDHLDLAGLPQRSANSDSTNTLSMTPESRKKSKGIKKLFGKLKRSQSTTFNLDDNLPEGDFKRGGVRATAGPRLGWSRDLKTANNDVDAPFARWSKDQVCDWLQGQGLGLHVNMARGWISSGQTLLQASQQDLERELGIKHLLHRKKLQLALQALGSEEDDNKGKLDYHWVTRWLDDIGLPQYKTQFDEGRVDGRMLHYMTVDDLLSLKVGSVLHHLSIKRAIQVLRLNNYEPNCLRRRPSDENNISPAEISQWTNHRVMEWLRSADLAEYAPNLRGSGVHGGLMVLEPRFNVETMALLLNIPPNKTLLRRHLGTHFNLLIGLEAQQLKQECLENTDYTLLTATTKVKPRKLSFGNFGSLRRKKQDETEEYVCPMDVEMPKGRSFQKGFELQIYEDDLDRLEQMEDSEGTVRQIGAFSEGIQNLTSMLKDDEFFKEASNSPNPSVTDEDSNA is encoded by the exons GGAACGAGAGAGTCTGCGCTGCCAGATCCCCGACTCCACAGCTGACCGTCTGCTCGAGTGGCTCCATGGTCACTTG tccaACGGGCACATCTATCTGAGTGGCTCTGACCACTACCAGGAGAGGCTTTCCCAAATAGAATGTGATAAGGAGTCACTAGTTCTTCAG GTGAGCGTGCTGACGGACCAGGTGGAGGCTCAGGGAGAAAAGATTCGAGACCTGGACATGTGCTTGGATGAGCACAGGGACAAACTCAACGCCACTGAGGAGATGCtacaacag GAGATTCTGTGCAGAACTACGCTGGAGACGCAGAAGCTAGAACTGATCTCCAAAGTGTCCAACCTGAGGCTGAAGCAGAATACCTTGGAGAAGGACAGACTTGATTTTGATGATAGATTTAGAGATAGTGAG GATTTGATTCTTGAAATTAACGAACTGCGGTACAGATTGACAGAGCTGGAGAGTGAAAAACTACAGTACGAAAAGAAACTCAAATCCACAAAG TCGCTAATGGCCAAGCTTTCTAGCCTGAGAAGCAAAATGGGCCAGATGCAGTATGAGAAACAGAGGAAGGAGCACAAACTCCAGGCTATGAAG GAGGAGCTGGCCGCGATGAGGTGGCAGCTGGAgggcaaagacagagagacgaggagacTACAGGACGAGACGGGCTTCAGAGCCATCGCCTCGAGCAGTTCAGATCCTGCGGAAAGAG ATGTGGAATTGCAGAGAATGAAAAAGGCAGTCGAGTCGTTGATGGCAGCCAATGAAGAAAAG GATCGTAAGATCGATGACCTGAAGCAGTCGCTGCTGCGTTATAAGAAAGTTCAAGAGATGGTGATGTCAGTGCAGGGGAAGAAAG AGAAAAGCAAAGATACTGAACACATGGGCAGTAATGGTGATGAGTCTATTGCATTCTTCTCAAACATCACGGTGTTCATGGAGTCCGAAAAGTATGACGTTACAGATGGGGAACAACTGAAAAGTAGGAGCCCAGATGAG TTGGAGATCCTCAATGGACTGAGTGAAGAGCCTTCCCGCACACCGAGCCCTTCAGATCCAGAAGGAGTATTAGAAGCAGCAGATGTAGAAAG CTGCCATGATGCTGCACAGACTTGCAGCCGGGAACATCTGGAGAGGAGCAATAATCAAAAG AATGCCGGTGCAGAGACGAGTGAAAAGCCGCCGATGGGTCCCTCCGCCACCTCGCCCGCCAGCACAGAGGATGAAAGCTTTGGTTCCAGAAAGGCTCGTTCCTCCTTTggaaagggcttcttcaagctCCGTGGGGGCAAGAAAACAACCAGTACCCCTAACCTCG ctgaaaTGGAGCGCCAGGGCACCGACCATCTGGATCTGGCCGGGCTGCCACAGAGGTCAGCTAACAGCGACAGTACAAACACGCTGTCTATGactccagagagcaggaaaaaATCAAAGGGAATAAAGAAACTCTTTGGGAA GCTAAAAAGGAGTCAGTCTACTACATTTAACCTGGATGACAACCTACCAGAAGGTGACTTCAAGAGAGGCGGAGTGCGAGCCACAGCAGGACCCAGATTGGGTTGGTCTCGTGACCTCAAAACCGCAAACAA CGACGTCGATGCTCCTTTTGCACGCTGGTCAAAGGATCAGGTGTGCGACTGGCTGCAGGGGCAGGGTCTTGGCCTTCATGTGAACATGGCTCGCGGATGGATCTCCTCTGGGCAGACGCTGCTGCAGGCCTCACAGCAAGACCTGGAGAGG GAGCTAGGCATCAAACACCTGCTGCACAGAAAGAAGCTGCAGCTGGCTCTGCAAGCACTGGGCTCCGAGGAGGACGACAATAAGGGAAAGCTGGACTACCACTGGGTGACGA GATGGCTGGATGACATTGGTTTGCCTCAGTACAAGACCCAATTTGATGAGGGGAGGGTGGATGGTCGCATGCTGCACTACATGACAGTG gatgacctgctttctctgaaAGTAGGGAGTGTTCTGCATCACCTCAGTATCAAGAGAGCCATCCAAGTGCTCAGACTCAACAACTATGAGCCCAACTGCTTGCGTCGTAGGCCATCGGACGAG AACAATATTTCTCCAGCGGAGATTTCCCAGTGGACCAACCACAGGGTCATGGAGTGGCTGCGGTCTGCAGACCTGGCCGAATACGCTCCCAACCTGCGAGGCAGCGGCGTGCACGGCGGCCTGATG GTTCTGGAGCCACGGTTCAACGTGGAGACCATGGCTTTGCTGCTGAACATCCCCCCCAACAAGACGTTGCTGCGCCGTCACCTGGGCACACATTTCAACCTGCTCATTGGCTTAGAGGCCCAGCAGCTCAAACAGGAGTGTCTAGAAAACACGGACTATACTCTGCTGACGGCCACCACTAAGGTCAAG CCAAGAAAACTGTCATTTGGTAACTTCGGCagtctgaggagaaaaaagCAGGATGAGACAGAGGAGTATGTGTGTCCGATGGATGTGGAGATGCCAAAGGGACGAAGCTTTCAGAAAGGCTTTGAGCTCCAAATCTACGAGGATGACCTTGACAGGCTAGAGCAG ATGGAGGACTCTGAAGGAACTGTGAGACAGATCGGAGCGTTCTCTGAGGGTATTCAAAACCTGACG AGCATGCTGAAAGATGATGAATTCTTCAAAGAGGCTTCAAATTCACCAAACCC
- the LOC120812621 gene encoding liprin-beta-1-like isoform X5, with the protein MMADASDMLAAALEQMDGIIAGSKTLDYSNGMYDCQSPTSLFMGSLRALHLLEDLRSVLELMDTEERESLRCQIPDSTADRLLEWLHGHLSNGHIYLSGSDHYQERLSQIECDKESLVLQVSVLTDQVEAQGEKIRDLDMCLDEHRDKLNATEEMLQQEILCRTTLETQKLELISKVSNLRLKQNTLEKDRLDFDDRFRDSEDLILEINELRYRLTELESEKLQYEKKLKSTKEELAAMRWQLEGKDRETRRLQDETGFRAIASSSSDPAERVSHPDETLRKRLKEKHVELQRMKKAVESLMAANEEKDRKIDDLKQSLLRYKKVQEMVMSVQGKKEKSKDTEHMGSNGDESIAFFSNITVFMESEKYDVTDGEQLKSRSPDELEILNGLSEEPSRTPSPSDPEGVLEAADVESCHDAAQTCSREHLERSNNQKNAGAETSEKPPMGPSATSPASTEDESFGSRKARSSFGKGFFKLRGGKKTTSTPNLDRSQSSSAPMLAEMERQGTDHLDLAGLPQRSANSDSTNTLSMTPESRKKSKGIKKLFGKLKRSQSTTFNLDDNLPEGDFKRGGVRATAGPRLGWSRDLKTANNDVDAPFARWSKDQVCDWLQGQGLGLHVNMARGWISSGQTLLQASQQDLERELGIKHLLHRKKLQLALQALGSEEDDNKGKLDYHWVTRWLDDIGLPQYKTQFDEGRVDGRMLHYMTVDDLLSLKVGSVLHHLSIKRAIQVLRLNNYEPNCLRRRPSDENNISPAEISQWTNHRVMEWLRSADLAEYAPNLRGSGVHGGLMVLEPRFNVETMALLLNIPPNKTLLRRHLGTHFNLLIGLEAQQLKQECLENTDYTLLTATTKVKPRKLSFGNFGSLRRKKQDETEEYVCPMDVEMPKGRSFQKGFELQIYEDDLDRLEQMEDSEGTVRQIGAFSEGIQNLTSMLKDDEFFKEASNSPNPSVTDEDSNA; encoded by the exons GGAACGAGAGAGTCTGCGCTGCCAGATCCCCGACTCCACAGCTGACCGTCTGCTCGAGTGGCTCCATGGTCACTTG tccaACGGGCACATCTATCTGAGTGGCTCTGACCACTACCAGGAGAGGCTTTCCCAAATAGAATGTGATAAGGAGTCACTAGTTCTTCAG GTGAGCGTGCTGACGGACCAGGTGGAGGCTCAGGGAGAAAAGATTCGAGACCTGGACATGTGCTTGGATGAGCACAGGGACAAACTCAACGCCACTGAGGAGATGCtacaacag GAGATTCTGTGCAGAACTACGCTGGAGACGCAGAAGCTAGAACTGATCTCCAAAGTGTCCAACCTGAGGCTGAAGCAGAATACCTTGGAGAAGGACAGACTTGATTTTGATGATAGATTTAGAGATAGTGAG GATTTGATTCTTGAAATTAACGAACTGCGGTACAGATTGACAGAGCTGGAGAGTGAAAAACTACAGTACGAAAAGAAACTCAAATCCACAAAG GAGGAGCTGGCCGCGATGAGGTGGCAGCTGGAgggcaaagacagagagacgaggagacTACAGGACGAGACGGGCTTCAGAGCCATCGCCTCGAGCAGTTCAGATCCTGCGGAAAGAG TCTCTCATCCAGATGAAACTCTTAGAAAGAGGCTGAAAGAAAAAC ATGTGGAATTGCAGAGAATGAAAAAGGCAGTCGAGTCGTTGATGGCAGCCAATGAAGAAAAG GATCGTAAGATCGATGACCTGAAGCAGTCGCTGCTGCGTTATAAGAAAGTTCAAGAGATGGTGATGTCAGTGCAGGGGAAGAAAG AGAAAAGCAAAGATACTGAACACATGGGCAGTAATGGTGATGAGTCTATTGCATTCTTCTCAAACATCACGGTGTTCATGGAGTCCGAAAAGTATGACGTTACAGATGGGGAACAACTGAAAAGTAGGAGCCCAGATGAG TTGGAGATCCTCAATGGACTGAGTGAAGAGCCTTCCCGCACACCGAGCCCTTCAGATCCAGAAGGAGTATTAGAAGCAGCAGATGTAGAAAG CTGCCATGATGCTGCACAGACTTGCAGCCGGGAACATCTGGAGAGGAGCAATAATCAAAAG AATGCCGGTGCAGAGACGAGTGAAAAGCCGCCGATGGGTCCCTCCGCCACCTCGCCCGCCAGCACAGAGGATGAAAGCTTTGGTTCCAGAAAGGCTCGTTCCTCCTTTggaaagggcttcttcaagctCCGTGGGGGCAAGAAAACAACCAGTACCCCTAACCTCG ACCGCAGCCAGAGTTCAAGTGCGCCTATGCTAG ctgaaaTGGAGCGCCAGGGCACCGACCATCTGGATCTGGCCGGGCTGCCACAGAGGTCAGCTAACAGCGACAGTACAAACACGCTGTCTATGactccagagagcaggaaaaaATCAAAGGGAATAAAGAAACTCTTTGGGAA GCTAAAAAGGAGTCAGTCTACTACATTTAACCTGGATGACAACCTACCAGAAGGTGACTTCAAGAGAGGCGGAGTGCGAGCCACAGCAGGACCCAGATTGGGTTGGTCTCGTGACCTCAAAACCGCAAACAA CGACGTCGATGCTCCTTTTGCACGCTGGTCAAAGGATCAGGTGTGCGACTGGCTGCAGGGGCAGGGTCTTGGCCTTCATGTGAACATGGCTCGCGGATGGATCTCCTCTGGGCAGACGCTGCTGCAGGCCTCACAGCAAGACCTGGAGAGG GAGCTAGGCATCAAACACCTGCTGCACAGAAAGAAGCTGCAGCTGGCTCTGCAAGCACTGGGCTCCGAGGAGGACGACAATAAGGGAAAGCTGGACTACCACTGGGTGACGA GATGGCTGGATGACATTGGTTTGCCTCAGTACAAGACCCAATTTGATGAGGGGAGGGTGGATGGTCGCATGCTGCACTACATGACAGTG gatgacctgctttctctgaaAGTAGGGAGTGTTCTGCATCACCTCAGTATCAAGAGAGCCATCCAAGTGCTCAGACTCAACAACTATGAGCCCAACTGCTTGCGTCGTAGGCCATCGGACGAG AACAATATTTCTCCAGCGGAGATTTCCCAGTGGACCAACCACAGGGTCATGGAGTGGCTGCGGTCTGCAGACCTGGCCGAATACGCTCCCAACCTGCGAGGCAGCGGCGTGCACGGCGGCCTGATG GTTCTGGAGCCACGGTTCAACGTGGAGACCATGGCTTTGCTGCTGAACATCCCCCCCAACAAGACGTTGCTGCGCCGTCACCTGGGCACACATTTCAACCTGCTCATTGGCTTAGAGGCCCAGCAGCTCAAACAGGAGTGTCTAGAAAACACGGACTATACTCTGCTGACGGCCACCACTAAGGTCAAG CCAAGAAAACTGTCATTTGGTAACTTCGGCagtctgaggagaaaaaagCAGGATGAGACAGAGGAGTATGTGTGTCCGATGGATGTGGAGATGCCAAAGGGACGAAGCTTTCAGAAAGGCTTTGAGCTCCAAATCTACGAGGATGACCTTGACAGGCTAGAGCAG ATGGAGGACTCTGAAGGAACTGTGAGACAGATCGGAGCGTTCTCTGAGGGTATTCAAAACCTGACG AGCATGCTGAAAGATGATGAATTCTTCAAAGAGGCTTCAAATTCACCAAACCC